The following are encoded together in the Nocardioides sp. Arc9.136 genome:
- a CDS encoding alpha-ketoacid dehydrogenase subunit beta — MTTTGTATTGTATSTETDRVIGYSRAINEALAEEMRRDERVWMMGQDIGRLGGVFGLTRGLLEEFGPLRVRDTAINETFIVGGAAGAALAGTVPVVELQFADFLFTAADEIFHKLAKWRYMHGGQFTMPVVVRLPSGVVGGAGAEHSQSLETIAMHVAGLKVAVPATPADAKGLLKAAIRDPDPVLFFEHKGLYRVKGPVPESDEHVVPFGSARIARPGADLTVVATGLMVDRAVAAAEQLAPRGIDVEVIDPRTLVPLDIDTIVASVERTHRLLVVHEASRTAGFGAEIAAQVQERAFFALDAPVWRVCGTDTPLPQDPELEQACIPSTDDIVTAALALAAI; from the coding sequence ATGACGACGACCGGCACCGCGACGACCGGCACCGCGACCAGCACCGAGACGGACCGCGTGATCGGCTACTCGCGAGCGATCAACGAGGCGCTCGCCGAGGAGATGCGGCGCGACGAGCGCGTCTGGATGATGGGCCAGGACATCGGCCGCCTCGGTGGCGTCTTCGGGCTCACCCGGGGCCTGCTCGAGGAGTTCGGCCCGCTGCGGGTCCGCGACACCGCCATCAACGAGACCTTCATCGTCGGCGGCGCCGCCGGCGCTGCGCTCGCCGGGACGGTCCCCGTCGTGGAGCTGCAGTTCGCGGACTTCCTGTTCACGGCGGCCGACGAGATCTTCCACAAGCTCGCGAAGTGGCGCTACATGCACGGCGGGCAGTTCACGATGCCGGTCGTCGTCCGGCTGCCCTCGGGCGTCGTGGGCGGCGCCGGCGCCGAGCACTCCCAGAGCCTGGAGACGATCGCGATGCACGTCGCGGGCCTCAAGGTCGCGGTGCCCGCCACTCCCGCGGACGCCAAGGGCCTGCTCAAGGCCGCCATCCGGGACCCCGACCCTGTGCTGTTCTTCGAGCACAAGGGCCTCTACCGGGTGAAGGGTCCGGTCCCGGAGTCCGACGAGCACGTGGTGCCGTTCGGCTCGGCCCGCATCGCGCGCCCGGGCGCCGACCTGACGGTCGTCGCGACCGGCCTGATGGTGGACCGCGCGGTCGCCGCCGCCGAGCAGCTGGCCCCCCGGGGCATCGACGTCGAGGTGATCGACCCGCGCACGCTCGTGCCGCTCGACATCGACACCATCGTCGCCTCGGTGGAGAGGACCCACCGCCTGCTCGTCGTCCACGAGGCCTCGCGCACCGCCGGCTTCGGGGCGGAGATCGCCGCACAGGTCCAGGAGCGGGCGTTCTTCGCCCTCGACGCGCCGGTGTGGCGGGTCTGCGGCACCGACACCCCGCTGCCCCAGGACCCCGAGCTGGAGCAGGCATGCATCCCGTCGACGGACGACATCGTCACCGCGGCGCTCGCGCTCGCGGCCATCTAG